The proteins below are encoded in one region of Candidatus Amarolinea dominans:
- a CDS encoding carboxypeptidase regulatory-like domain-containing protein has protein sequence MKGNISTQPLHRLPALLGLVVMLTLALTAGKAPIAVLQASISVQPSSAAAGDAFRFDALMSIESLDKRDERDGAQATGSSSSVKATDPLDSHNVELVGQIGGKIYAVAAQGNYAYIGVGLRLVILSIADPAHPIVIGQTADLPIGLADLAVAGNYAYVADGGGLRVFNVANPAAPAEVGFYDMPGTAHDVALAGSYAYVADGDRGLRVISVANPAAPAEVGFYDTPGYALGVAVAGGYAYVADQERGLRVINVANPTAPTEVGFRQTFRAMAVAVANGYAYLADEFNGLRVIRVTNPAVPVEISAVSGLNAYDVMVRAGYAYVAYERGLGIINIANPAAPVLVGLWRAPGFATDYELHVALIGDHAYLTHGESGLRVISITDPTRPMEIGLYDTLDSALSVAEQGGYVFAADERYGLRVIDVANPAVPVEVGFYDTPGRAYDVALAGSYAYVADYDRGLRVINVANPAAPAEVGFYDTPGYAYGVALAGSYAYVTDYDRGLHVINVANPAVPVEVGFYDTPGSAHGVIVAGSYAYVADGVSGLRVINVANPAAPVEAGFYDTPGYAQGVAVAGNYAYVADNSRGLRVINVANPAVPVEVGFYDTPGYAYEVALAGSYAYVVDYNRGLRVINVANPAAPTEVGFYDTPGSAQGVTVAGGYVHVVAYGSYMNGGGLFVLRFTGVTYTISGRVTDASGHGILGVTVWAGSPRNTTTDANGDYTFTELPAGTYGIRPDKDPYVFSPAFRTVTVPPNASGINFAAQPPDLRVAHIEVAQVFVEERDPTSQIIISLIAKKDTLVRVFVGVSGAPSVYGVTAHLHMRNAFGVERTITQSVNPWPVQAGQNPDPNHLQDTINFRPPPDLLLGNMTFWATVDPNNYIVESNEDNNIDGNIMRPFRSGQPTGDPLRIAWMSLGYANLQAPFIHLADPSIAARGDKALRQIYPVGAGDVEYFFQPGFSEVLSVKLNGHEASYRRAVNRFWNDVSRSSGWVGGTPDRLYAWIPGIARDPYETCGVADPVWDEGNGRVAIGADACDKTLGGAAKNISPDEVMAHEIGHVLNSHDELRHTPNDAGGDCFAATGETGPYPNATPKGSIIAHGLDVVKLKVLDPQHTYDLMSYCKPSWASPTNYERLLGGFEDPPNLNATGTQSVVSIRQLLVSGMVYSPTMQVDLDPFYAVISAVPPSPNMGSDYCLEALAANGSRLDGRRFGWGLDHSEVSLSPSNTPGAEDSFALSIPYPTDTARVVLTHLGASIATRAISAHAPTVRLISPNGGETWVGSGAYTVTWTAGDLDGDPLHFALAYSTDGGASWIQTGLDRTGTQHALDVSMLPGGTSVLLRISATDGVNTTDDVSDGPFTVGRKVPQAFILSPEDGARFFPGTAIWLEGRAFDLEDGTLDDAALRWTSNRDGGLGTGGLLIATLSPGEHVITLTATDSDGNTAVATIRLSAGHRLFLPTVSRGH, from the coding sequence ATGAAGGGCAACATATCTACCCAACCCCTGCACCGACTCCCGGCCTTGCTGGGCTTAGTCGTGATGCTCACCCTGGCGCTGACCGCGGGCAAGGCGCCAATCGCTGTCCTACAGGCGTCGATCAGCGTTCAACCATCTTCCGCCGCTGCCGGCGATGCCTTTCGCTTCGATGCGCTGATGTCTATCGAGAGCCTAGACAAACGGGACGAGCGCGACGGAGCTCAGGCAACAGGTAGCAGCAGTTCCGTGAAAGCCACCGACCCTCTTGACTCACACAACGTCGAACTGGTTGGTCAAATCGGCGGCAAAATCTACGCTGTGGCCGCGCAGGGCAACTACGCGTACATCGGTGTCGGCCTACGCTTGGTGATTTTGAGCATAGCTGACCCCGCGCACCCGATCGTCATCGGACAGACAGCTGATCTACCAATTGGTTTGGCAGACTTGGCTGTGGCGGGCAACTACGCCTACGTTGCAGATGGGGGCGGCCTGCGCGTGTTTAACGTAGCGAACCCGGCCGCACCGGCGGAGGTCGGCTTCTATGACATGCCGGGAACTGCCCACGACGTGGCTTTGGCAGGGAGTTACGCCTATGTTGCAGATGGGGATCGCGGCCTGCGCGTGATCAGCGTGGCGAACCCGGCCGCTCCGGCGGAGGTTGGCTTCTATGACACGCCAGGGTATGCCCTGGGTGTGGCCGTCGCAGGAGGCTATGCCTACGTTGCAGATCAGGAGCGCGGCCTGCGCGTGATCAACGTGGCGAACCCAACCGCACCGACTGAAGTTGGTTTCCGTCAGACTTTCAGAGCTATGGCTGTAGCTGTAGCAAACGGCTATGCCTATCTCGCGGATGAATTCAACGGACTCCGAGTAATCCGAGTCACCAACCCGGCCGTCCCTGTTGAGATCAGCGCAGTATCGGGACTGAACGCTTACGACGTGATGGTAAGGGCAGGCTATGCCTACGTAGCGTATGAACGCGGCTTGGGTATCATCAACATAGCGAACCCGGCTGCGCCAGTCTTAGTGGGCCTCTGGAGGGCGCCGGGCTTCGCAACTGATTATGAGTTACATGTAGCACTGATCGGCGATCATGCTTATCTCACACACGGTGAGAGCGGCCTGCGAGTGATCAGCATCACGGATCCAACCCGACCCATGGAGATAGGCCTTTATGATACGCTGGACTCTGCATTGTCCGTAGCGGAACAAGGGGGCTATGTGTTCGCCGCAGATGAAAGGTACGGCCTGCGCGTGATTGACGTGGCGAACCCGGCCGTCCCGGTGGAGGTCGGCTTCTATGACACGCCAGGGCGTGCCTACGACGTAGCTTTGGCAGGGAGCTACGCGTACGTTGCAGATTATGATCGCGGCCTGCGCGTGATCAACGTGGCGAACCCGGCTGCCCCGGCGGAGGTTGGCTTCTATGACACGCCAGGGTATGCTTACGGTGTAGCTTTGGCAGGGAGCTACGCGTACGTTACAGATTATGATCGCGGCCTGCACGTGATCAACGTGGCGAACCCGGCCGTCCCGGTGGAGGTCGGCTTCTATGACACGCCAGGATCTGCCCACGGTGTCATCGTAGCAGGGAGCTATGCCTACGTTGCAGATGGGGTTAGCGGCCTGCGCGTGATCAACGTGGCGAACCCGGCCGCACCGGTGGAGGCCGGTTTCTATGACACGCCAGGATATGCCCAGGGCGTAGCCGTGGCAGGGAACTACGCCTACGTTGCAGATAATAGTCGCGGCCTGCGCGTGATCAACGTGGCGAACCCGGCCGTCCCGGTGGAGGTCGGCTTCTATGACACGCCAGGGTATGCTTACGAGGTAGCTTTGGCAGGGAGCTACGCGTACGTTGTAGATTATAATCGCGGCCTGCGCGTGATCAACGTGGCGAACCCGGCCGCCCCGACTGAGGTCGGCTTCTATGACACGCCAGGATCTGCCCAGGGCGTGACCGTGGCGGGGGGGTATGTCCACGTCGTCGCCTACGGAAGCTACATGAACGGGGGCGGTCTGTTCGTCTTGCGGTTCACAGGCGTCACCTACACCATCTCCGGCCGCGTGACCGACGCCAGCGGCCACGGCATCCTCGGCGTGACCGTCTGGGCCGGCTCCCCGCGCAACACAACGACTGATGCGAATGGGGACTACACCTTCACAGAACTGCCGGCGGGGACGTACGGCATCAGACCAGATAAGGATCCGTATGTCTTCTCGCCGGCATTTCGCACAGTCACAGTGCCTCCGAATGCGAGCGGGATAAACTTCGCTGCTCAACCACCCGATCTCCGCGTTGCCCACATCGAGGTTGCGCAGGTGTTTGTGGAGGAACGAGATCCAACCAGCCAGATTATCATTTCCTTGATCGCCAAGAAAGACACGCTCGTGCGGGTATTTGTTGGCGTGTCCGGCGCGCCATCGGTCTACGGTGTCACGGCTCACCTGCACATGCGAAATGCCTTCGGCGTTGAGCGCACCATCACCCAATCTGTCAACCCATGGCCTGTTCAAGCAGGGCAGAATCCTGATCCCAATCACTTGCAGGATACGATCAACTTCCGTCCACCACCAGACCTGCTCCTGGGCAACATGACGTTCTGGGCTACGGTGGATCCGAACAACTACATTGTCGAGAGTAATGAAGATAACAACATTGACGGGAATATTATGAGGCCATTCCGATCTGGTCAGCCAACAGGTGATCCACTGAGGATCGCTTGGATGAGTCTAGGCTACGCCAATCTGCAGGCACCCTTCATTCATCTTGCCGACCCATCCATTGCTGCAAGGGGGGACAAAGCACTTAGACAAATCTACCCAGTTGGGGCTGGCGACGTGGAGTATTTCTTTCAGCCAGGCTTCTCTGAGGTACTCTCTGTAAAGCTAAACGGCCACGAGGCTTCGTACCGCAGGGCTGTTAACCGTTTCTGGAATGATGTCAGTCGTTCGTCTGGTTGGGTTGGAGGCACACCAGACCGCCTCTATGCGTGGATACCTGGGATAGCGCGTGATCCCTATGAAACCTGTGGTGTGGCCGATCCTGTCTGGGACGAAGGAAACGGAAGAGTAGCAATAGGTGCGGATGCCTGCGACAAGACGCTCGGCGGAGCCGCAAAGAACATATCACCCGATGAAGTCATGGCGCATGAAATCGGACACGTACTAAACAGCCATGATGAACTCCGCCATACTCCAAACGATGCGGGCGGTGACTGCTTTGCCGCGACGGGTGAAACTGGACCCTATCCAAACGCAACTCCGAAGGGTTCAATCATTGCTCACGGACTGGACGTGGTGAAACTCAAGGTGCTCGATCCTCAGCACACTTATGACCTCATGTCCTACTGCAAACCCAGTTGGGCCTCTCCTACAAACTACGAAAGGCTGCTTGGCGGCTTCGAGGATCCTCCCAACCTCAATGCTACAGGAACGCAGTCAGTGGTGTCTATTCGACAACTGCTGGTTTCGGGCATGGTCTACAGCCCGACTATGCAGGTGGACCTCGACCCCTTCTATGCTGTGATCTCAGCGGTTCCACCCAGTCCGAACATGGGCAGCGACTATTGTCTTGAGGCGCTAGCTGCTAACGGCAGCCGTCTTGATGGTCGGCGTTTTGGTTGGGGTCTCGATCACTCCGAAGTGAGCCTTAGTCCTTCTAACACGCCTGGGGCTGAGGATAGCTTTGCGCTATCTATTCCGTATCCAACTGATACAGCACGAGTTGTATTGACCCACCTGGGCGCGTCGATCGCCACGCGCGCCATCAGCGCTCACGCGCCCACTGTCCGCTTGATCTCTCCCAACGGCGGCGAGACGTGGGTCGGCAGTGGCGCGTACACCGTCACCTGGACGGCCGGCGATCTGGACGGCGACCCTCTGCACTTTGCACTCGCCTACAGCACCGACGGCGGCGCGTCGTGGATCCAGACTGGCCTGGACCGCACCGGCACGCAGCACGCGCTGGACGTCAGCATGTTACCCGGCGGAACGTCGGTCTTGCTGCGGATCAGCGCCACCGATGGCGTCAACACGACCGATGATGTGTCCGATGGACCGTTCACAGTAGGCCGCAAAGTGCCGCAGGCGTTCATCCTGTCGCCAGAGGACGGCGCGCGCTTCTTCCCCGGCACCGCAATCTGGCTGGAGGGCCGCGCCTTCGATCTGGAAGACGGCACGCTGGACGACGCGGCGTTGCGCTGGACATCGAACCGCGACGGCGGGCTCGGCACAGGCGGGCTGCTCATCGCCACCCTCTCGCCGGGCGAGCACGTGATCACGTTGACCGCAACCGATTCGGATGGCAACACGGCTGTCGCGACGATCCGGCTGTCGGCCGGGCATCGGTTGTTTTTGCCGACGGTTTCACGAGGCCATTAG
- a CDS encoding zinc ribbon domain-containing protein — protein sequence MSFIKSVRQQADRASLEADKLIRIHGEQAVISQLQRDIKTQLDALAVTTLAAYRSRGLAQPELNAICQQIEGIELQIRQREARVEQIRAERLAAPMAQIGVPCPNCRQLIPPDAAFCPLCGFKIPKAPPAEEICQSCGSSRPVAAQFCPTCGGRKIAQPQTIRCTGCGAELPISAVFCPDCGTRTGTSAPPGSSSEPKPAVLSAAPTMVATQAEAAEAAQPLTKRCASCQAELPIEATFCPECGSRQQAPAEEKPAEAIEE from the coding sequence ATGAGTTTCATTAAATCTGTGCGTCAGCAAGCGGACCGTGCCAGCTTGGAGGCAGACAAACTTATTCGCATTCACGGCGAGCAGGCAGTAATCTCACAGCTACAGCGCGACATCAAGACGCAACTGGATGCTCTGGCGGTGACAACTCTGGCCGCCTATCGCAGCCGTGGGCTTGCTCAGCCTGAACTCAACGCCATTTGCCAACAAATCGAAGGCATTGAACTGCAGATACGCCAGCGCGAGGCGCGCGTCGAGCAGATTCGCGCCGAGAGGTTGGCCGCCCCGATGGCCCAAATCGGTGTTCCTTGTCCGAATTGCCGTCAACTCATCCCGCCTGACGCCGCCTTCTGTCCGCTGTGCGGCTTCAAGATTCCCAAGGCGCCTCCGGCCGAGGAGATATGCCAGTCATGCGGCAGCTCCAGGCCGGTTGCCGCGCAGTTCTGCCCCACTTGTGGCGGACGCAAAATTGCCCAGCCGCAGACGATACGGTGTACGGGCTGCGGCGCAGAGCTGCCGATCAGCGCGGTGTTCTGTCCCGATTGCGGAACGCGGACAGGCACGTCTGCGCCCCCCGGTTCGTCGTCTGAGCCGAAGCCGGCAGTCCTTTCTGCTGCTCCAACGATGGTTGCGACCCAGGCCGAGGCTGCCGAAGCAGCGCAACCGCTCACAAAACGCTGCGCCTCATGCCAGGCAGAATTGCCCATCGAGGCGACCTTCTGCCCTGAATGCGGTTCTCGGCAGCAAGCGCCCGCAGAAGAGAAACCCGCCGAAGCTATCGAAGAATAA
- a CDS encoding DUF2520 domain-containing protein, which produces MKTASAAEFNEMPRPTLAIAGAGRVGSALALLLAGRGWTIRGVWNRSPDPAGRLAQQVGAAAWTDPARLAEAQLVLLTVPDGAIAACCQAVAQVGGWRNGQGVVHCSGAVEVSALAPAQVAGAVIGGFHPLQAFATVEAALTVLPGSFFALEGAGPLTAWLPALAQSLNGTWQWLAPGARPLYHAGAVFASNYVVTLFSVGVNLLTQAGLTPTQASAALLSLTQGAVHNLAAVGLPGALTGPIRRGDADTVIRHLDALDATAPDLSSLYRALARQTLPLAQSLNLDPQALDAVTHAVRTEIPTR; this is translated from the coding sequence ATGAAGACCGCAAGCGCAGCCGAGTTCAACGAGATGCCGCGCCCCACGCTGGCGATTGCCGGCGCGGGCCGTGTGGGCAGCGCGCTGGCCCTGCTGCTCGCCGGGCGCGGCTGGACCATCCGCGGCGTCTGGAACCGTTCGCCGGACCCGGCCGGCCGTCTGGCGCAGCAGGTCGGCGCAGCCGCGTGGACCGATCCGGCGCGCCTGGCCGAGGCGCAGTTGGTACTACTGACCGTACCCGATGGCGCCATCGCAGCCTGCTGCCAGGCGGTGGCGCAGGTCGGCGGCTGGCGCAACGGGCAGGGCGTGGTGCATTGTTCCGGCGCGGTGGAGGTGAGCGCGCTGGCGCCCGCGCAGGTCGCAGGCGCGGTCATCGGCGGGTTCCATCCGCTGCAGGCGTTTGCCACCGTCGAGGCTGCGCTGACCGTGCTGCCCGGCAGTTTCTTTGCCCTGGAAGGCGCCGGGCCGTTGACCGCCTGGCTGCCGGCCCTGGCACAATCGTTGAACGGAACCTGGCAGTGGCTGGCGCCGGGCGCACGCCCGCTCTATCACGCCGGCGCAGTCTTTGCCAGCAACTACGTGGTGACCTTGTTCAGCGTGGGCGTGAATCTGCTGACCCAGGCCGGCCTGACGCCGACCCAGGCCTCCGCCGCGCTGCTCAGCCTGACCCAGGGCGCCGTGCATAACCTGGCGGCCGTCGGTCTGCCCGGCGCCCTCACGGGCCCCATCCGCCGCGGCGATGCCGACACCGTGATCCGCCACCTGGACGCCCTGGATGCCACGGCCCCCGACCTGTCATCCCTTTATCGCGCCCTGGCCCGCCAAACCCTCCCCCTGGCCCAATCGCTCAATCTTGACCCCCAGGCGCTGGACGCCGTAACGCACGCTGTGAGGACAGAAATCCCAACCCGATGA
- the panB gene encoding 3-methyl-2-oxobutanoate hydroxymethyltransferase — protein sequence MRKTIRHFQQMKDRGERIPMVTAYDYTSARLAEAAGLPILLVGDSLGMVMLGYESTVPVTLEEMIHHAKAVVRGTQVALVVVDMPFMTYHLSPEQALANCGRVMQQTGAQAVKIEGGARMAETVRRLTDNGIPVMGHIGLTPQSVNQFGGYRVQGRSLDAARQLLADAIALEEAGAFAIVLELVPAELAALVSKRVHVPTIGIGAGPGCDGQVQVWHDMLGLFEDFVPKHARRFGELGKAAREALTAYAAEVQAGSFPTEAHSVSMDAATWSALLAATDAGPAGEGMIAGADAASSEATVAIYGGNGKRRS from the coding sequence ATGCGCAAAACCATTCGTCATTTTCAGCAGATGAAGGACCGCGGGGAGCGCATCCCCATGGTCACGGCCTATGATTACACGAGCGCCCGCCTGGCGGAGGCCGCGGGTTTGCCGATTCTCCTGGTCGGCGATTCGCTCGGCATGGTCATGCTGGGCTATGAATCCACCGTACCGGTAACGCTGGAGGAGATGATCCATCATGCCAAAGCCGTGGTGCGCGGCACGCAGGTCGCGCTGGTAGTGGTGGACATGCCGTTCATGACCTATCACCTCAGCCCTGAGCAGGCGCTTGCCAACTGCGGTCGCGTGATGCAGCAGACGGGCGCGCAGGCGGTGAAGATCGAAGGCGGGGCGCGCATGGCTGAGACAGTGCGCCGCCTGACCGACAATGGCATTCCGGTGATGGGCCACATCGGCCTGACGCCGCAGTCGGTCAACCAGTTTGGCGGCTACCGGGTGCAGGGGCGCAGCCTGGACGCCGCGCGCCAGTTGCTGGCCGACGCCATCGCGCTGGAAGAAGCGGGCGCGTTTGCCATTGTGCTGGAACTGGTGCCGGCCGAACTGGCCGCGCTGGTCAGCAAGCGCGTGCATGTGCCCACGATTGGCATCGGCGCCGGCCCCGGCTGCGACGGCCAGGTGCAGGTGTGGCACGACATGCTGGGCCTGTTCGAGGACTTCGTGCCCAAGCACGCGCGGCGCTTCGGCGAACTGGGCAAGGCGGCCCGTGAGGCGCTGACCGCGTATGCGGCCGAGGTGCAGGCCGGCAGCTTCCCCACCGAGGCGCACAGCGTCAGCATGGACGCCGCCACCTGGTCGGCCCTGCTCGCCGCGACCGATGCAGGCCCGGCCGGCGAAGGGATGATCGCCGGCGCGGATGCGGCCAGCAGCGAGGCGACGGTCGCCATCTACGGGGGCAACGGTAAGCGCCGATCATGA
- a CDS encoding zinc ribbon domain-containing protein — MTRKILSACTLMAFIALMLSACTGADAKPPHFGFYLKSGTKLVEMKEFAGSPDHGETEGIPSALTVQPVIVAWHNRINPQWLQLISGYGEGKLVGYDTAPKADGLLELRPQGVLEPDGYCFVQGDPLGTPYQLATWCFKVSQDASSGQTPGGRTSGLWWVLLILLAAAAVGVYFIYRRGSQQKAIPADTMSSARSASPAFCMHCGQPVQTGSKFCLHCGKLLS, encoded by the coding sequence ATGACACGAAAGATCCTATCGGCCTGCACACTTATGGCATTTATTGCCCTCATGTTGTCAGCATGTACTGGGGCAGACGCGAAGCCGCCGCATTTTGGATTCTACCTAAAGAGCGGCACGAAGTTGGTCGAGATGAAAGAGTTTGCGGGGTCGCCTGACCATGGGGAGACTGAGGGCATTCCGTCGGCGCTGACCGTGCAGCCAGTAATCGTCGCCTGGCACAACCGCATTAACCCGCAGTGGCTTCAGCTCATCTCAGGCTACGGTGAGGGAAAGCTTGTGGGATATGACACTGCCCCCAAGGCCGATGGGCTGTTGGAACTCCGTCCCCAGGGCGTGCTCGAACCGGACGGCTACTGCTTTGTGCAGGGCGATCCGCTCGGGACGCCCTATCAGCTTGCGACCTGGTGCTTTAAGGTAAGCCAAGATGCATCTTCCGGCCAAACGCCTGGCGGACGCACCAGTGGGCTGTGGTGGGTGTTACTTATCCTGTTAGCAGCCGCTGCAGTTGGCGTCTATTTCATCTATCGCCGCGGGAGCCAACAAAAGGCAATACCTGCCGACACGATGTCGTCAGCACGATCTGCCTCGCCGGCCTTCTGCATGCATTGCGGGCAGCCGGTGCAGACCGGCAGCAAGTTTTGTCTGCACTGCGGCAAGCTGCTCTCGTGA
- a CDS encoding pantoate--beta-alanine ligase: MKQISTTAEMHAVRRSLSGTVGLAPTMGYLHAGHVALVKAARAENEHVIATIFVNPTQFGPNEDLAAYPRDFPRDFALLAEAGCDIVFTPPPDAIYPPGFQTYVTVEEVAQPLEGARRPGHFRGVATVVAKLFNLTRPTRAYFGQKDAQQVRVIQTMALDLNFDLEIVVCPTVREPDGLAMSSRNAYLTPEQRRAAPALYRALTAGQEAWNHGEREPERLRRQMAEVLVAEPLALVEYISAADARSLAELHESASENVLLSLAVRIGRTRLIDNLVL; this comes from the coding sequence ATGAAACAGATCAGCACAACCGCAGAAATGCACGCGGTGCGGCGCAGCCTGAGCGGAACCGTGGGCCTGGCGCCGACGATGGGCTATCTGCACGCCGGGCATGTGGCCCTGGTGAAGGCCGCCCGCGCCGAAAATGAGCATGTCATCGCGACCATCTTCGTCAACCCGACTCAGTTTGGCCCCAACGAGGACCTGGCGGCCTATCCGCGCGATTTCCCGCGTGATTTTGCCCTGTTGGCCGAGGCCGGCTGTGACATCGTCTTCACGCCACCCCCCGATGCCATCTATCCGCCCGGCTTTCAGACTTATGTCACAGTGGAGGAGGTGGCGCAGCCGCTGGAAGGCGCCCGCCGGCCAGGGCATTTTCGCGGCGTCGCCACGGTGGTCGCCAAGCTGTTCAACCTGACCCGCCCCACGCGCGCTTACTTTGGGCAAAAGGACGCGCAGCAGGTGCGTGTCATTCAAACGATGGCGCTCGATCTGAACTTCGACCTGGAGATCGTGGTCTGCCCCACGGTGCGCGAGCCGGACGGGCTGGCGATGAGCAGCCGCAACGCCTATCTGACGCCGGAGCAGCGCCGCGCGGCGCCGGCGCTCTACCGGGCGCTGACTGCCGGCCAGGAGGCGTGGAACCACGGCGAACGCGAACCGGAGCGGCTGCGCCGTCAGATGGCCGAGGTGCTCGTCGCGGAGCCGCTGGCGCTGGTGGAGTACATCAGCGCGGCCGATGCCCGCAGCCTGGCCGAACTGCACGAATCGGCGAGCGAAAATGTGCTGTTGTCGCTGGCGGTGCGCATCGGCCGCACGCGGCTGATTGACAACCTGGTGTTGTGA
- a CDS encoding aspartate 1-decarboxylase: MVRTMFKSKIHRATVTGANVQYIGSITIDADLLAAADLVEYEKVQVVDVDNGQRLETYVIAGAPGSGEVCLNGAAARLVSPGDKVIIMSYAQVQEPIPQPWTPTVVFVDADNRIVQVTGEEKANTRFADYVPEMS; this comes from the coding sequence TTGGTACGCACGATGTTCAAGAGTAAGATTCATCGGGCCACGGTGACGGGCGCGAATGTGCAGTATATTGGCAGCATTACGATTGACGCCGACCTGCTGGCCGCGGCCGATTTGGTTGAATACGAAAAGGTGCAGGTGGTGGACGTGGACAACGGCCAGCGCCTGGAAACCTATGTCATTGCCGGCGCGCCCGGCAGCGGCGAGGTCTGCCTGAACGGCGCCGCGGCGCGCCTGGTCTCGCCGGGCGACAAGGTCATCATCATGTCCTACGCGCAGGTGCAGGAGCCGATCCCCCAACCCTGGACGCCGACGGTGGTCTTCGTGGATGCGGACAATCGCATCGTGCAGGTGACGGGCGAAGAGAAGGCCAACACCCGCTTCGCCGATTATGTGCCGGAGATGAGCTGA
- a CDS encoding type III pantothenate kinase — protein MLLAVDIGNTNIVLGLYAGETLKAHWRLNTVQGKTADEYAVTVLSLMERAGFEAPGSVTGTIIASVVPAVTQPFVELGENYLHSKVLVVGAGVRTGVRVRVDNPREVGADRVVNTAAAHKLYGGPACVVDFGTATTFDAVSAEGDYLGGAIAPGLAIAADALGQRAAQLFRVELTAPPDVIGKSTVQAMQSGLFLGYVSLVEGLVARFRARLGPDMKVIATGGLGEVIARHTDVLEIVDPWLTLAGLRLIWELNQAG, from the coding sequence ATGCTACTGGCCGTTGATATTGGTAATACGAACATTGTGTTGGGCCTGTACGCGGGCGAGACGCTCAAGGCCCATTGGCGCTTGAACACCGTTCAAGGTAAAACGGCCGACGAGTATGCGGTGACGGTGCTCAGCCTGATGGAGCGCGCCGGCTTCGAGGCGCCCGGCAGCGTGACCGGCACGATCATCGCCAGCGTGGTGCCAGCGGTGACGCAGCCGTTCGTGGAGTTAGGCGAAAACTATCTGCACAGCAAGGTGCTGGTGGTCGGCGCCGGGGTGCGCACAGGGGTGCGCGTGCGCGTGGACAATCCGCGCGAGGTGGGCGCAGACCGGGTGGTCAACACCGCGGCCGCGCACAAGCTGTACGGCGGGCCGGCCTGCGTAGTGGATTTTGGCACTGCCACGACGTTCGACGCGGTCAGCGCGGAGGGTGATTACCTGGGCGGGGCCATTGCGCCCGGCCTGGCCATCGCGGCCGATGCATTGGGTCAGCGCGCCGCGCAGCTCTTCCGCGTGGAGCTGACCGCGCCGCCCGATGTGATCGGCAAGAGCACGGTGCAGGCCATGCAGTCGGGCCTTTTCCTGGGCTATGTTTCGCTCGTCGAGGGCCTGGTCGCCCGCTTTCGCGCCCGCCTGGGGCCAGACATGAAGGTCATCGCCACCGGCGGCCTGGGCGAAGTGATCGCCCGCCACACCGATGTGCTGGAGATCGTGGACCCCTGGCTCACCCTCGCGGGTCTGCGCCTGATCTGGGAGTTGAATCAGGCGGGCTGA
- a CDS encoding PIN domain-containing protein: protein MANTESASLPPLRRVYLDVCALNRPLDDQNQMRVRLESDAVLLILSHAQAPTLCMVVSPVHAAEVAANPDLAKREHIQLLLEDVGTEVVVDMIQVRSRAEQLYELGLGVADAAHVAFAELAGCDFVTVDDRLLRQLRRVGSRVWCGAPTTYCDKEDLR, encoded by the coding sequence ATGGCAAATACAGAGTCGGCCTCACTGCCGCCGCTCAGGCGTGTCTACCTGGATGTATGCGCCCTCAACCGACCGCTTGACGATCAGAACCAGATGCGCGTTCGTCTCGAGTCCGATGCGGTGTTGCTCATCTTGAGCCATGCCCAGGCGCCTACTTTATGCATGGTGGTCTCACCGGTTCACGCCGCCGAGGTAGCCGCCAACCCTGACCTGGCAAAACGCGAACACATCCAACTCTTGCTCGAAGATGTTGGGACAGAGGTCGTTGTTGACATGATCCAAGTTCGGAGCCGCGCAGAACAACTGTACGAGCTGGGGCTTGGCGTAGCCGATGCTGCTCATGTGGCGTTTGCCGAGCTTGCGGGGTGTGATTTTGTGACTGTTGACGATCGCCTGCTTCGTCAATTGCGACGCGTCGGCTCCAGGGTCTGGTGCGGCGCTCCGACGACCTATTGTGACAAGGAAGACCTGCGATGA